Proteins encoded together in one Catellatospora citrea window:
- a CDS encoding SDR family oxidoreductase, with protein MTSNSTAGAQPRVAVITGGSRGIGRESARLLAADGCAVVVCSRNQDEADTVAKEITTAGGTALALRADVSDEASVAALFDAAESTYGGVDVVVHAAAHAGLGRTSPVAELDLAVLDVLYRTNIRGTFMVAQQAARRVRDGGAIITFSTAVVRLAMPGYAAYSASKSAIEALTLILARELGSRDVTVNAVAPGPTATELFLEGKDDATLAGLAARAPTNRLGTPTEIAEVVAFLARPAGHWVNGQVIQVNGGVL; from the coding sequence ATGACGAGCAATTCGACCGCCGGCGCTCAGCCCCGCGTGGCGGTCATCACCGGTGGCTCACGCGGGATCGGCCGCGAATCGGCACGCCTGCTCGCAGCCGACGGATGCGCCGTGGTCGTCTGCTCGCGCAACCAGGACGAGGCCGACACGGTGGCCAAGGAGATCACCACCGCCGGCGGGACGGCGCTCGCCCTGCGCGCCGACGTCTCGGACGAGGCTTCGGTCGCGGCGCTGTTCGACGCGGCCGAGTCGACCTACGGCGGGGTCGACGTGGTCGTGCACGCCGCCGCGCATGCCGGTCTCGGGCGCACCTCGCCGGTCGCCGAACTCGACCTGGCAGTGCTCGACGTGCTCTACCGCACCAACATCCGGGGCACGTTCATGGTGGCGCAGCAGGCCGCGCGCCGGGTGCGTGACGGCGGCGCGATCATCACGTTCTCCACCGCCGTGGTGCGCCTGGCCATGCCGGGTTACGCCGCCTACAGCGCGAGCAAGTCCGCGATCGAGGCGTTGACCCTGATCCTGGCGCGTGAACTGGGCAGCCGGGACGTCACCGTCAACGCGGTGGCGCCCGGACCCACCGCGACGGAGCTGTTCCTGGAGGGCAAGGACGACGCGACTCTCGCCGGGTTGGCCGCGCGGGCTCCGACGAACCGGCTCGGCACGCCGACGGAGATCGCCGAGGTCGTCGCGTTCCTGGCCCGCCCGGCCGGTCACTGGGTCAACGGCCAGGTCATCCAGGTCAACGGCGGTGTGCTCTGA
- a CDS encoding putative bifunctional diguanylate cyclase/phosphodiesterase yields MSVPEIDIDHGPRDTAVRSDAVAGTHVVGHPGDDLHTTPVPSLPNPHPSRRHTMYDPLTGLPNRAMLRNALLAALSPAATQRPVGLCHLDVDGFTAINHTLGHDVGDQLLQTIARRLSAVLGEGCLLARTGSDEFTVLVTSCSHVTDVTNIADTILQAIRLPMDIGGRRLQVTAGVGVVAHTPQLGSAHELMSAAESALSQAKSAGRDRYRRFDPDLHARQLARHEIARALPQALERGELFVEYQPMVRADDGELHGVEALARWRHPQQGLLGPAQFIPVAEEHGMIDKVGMFVLRTACAQAGTWKARHPNHPLVMSVNLAPAQADDPALPGLVAGLLAQHGVDPAMLQLEVTESSMMPTAGQAVETLRALARLGVRIAIDDFGTGYANLSNLRSLPVHHLKLARQFVTPPDDELAERVDCVLIATVVRLARSLGLGVIAEGVESQAQAQILRRLGCDVFQGYVYGRPQSPEAIDARLSTTSSRGNRKESRQP; encoded by the coding sequence TTGAGTGTTCCAGAGATCGACATCGACCACGGCCCACGTGACACCGCCGTCCGCAGCGACGCCGTCGCAGGCACCCACGTCGTCGGGCACCCCGGCGACGACCTCCACACAACCCCGGTGCCGTCGCTGCCGAACCCGCATCCATCCCGCCGGCACACCATGTACGACCCGTTGACCGGGCTGCCCAACCGCGCCATGCTCAGAAACGCCCTGCTCGCAGCCCTGTCCCCCGCCGCGACGCAGCGCCCCGTCGGGCTCTGCCACCTGGACGTCGACGGGTTCACCGCGATCAACCACACCCTCGGACACGACGTCGGCGACCAGCTGCTCCAGACGATCGCCCGGCGCCTGTCCGCCGTGCTCGGCGAAGGCTGCCTGCTCGCCCGCACCGGCAGCGACGAATTCACCGTCCTGGTGACCTCCTGTTCTCACGTCACCGACGTCACGAACATCGCGGACACCATCCTGCAGGCGATCCGCCTGCCCATGGACATCGGCGGCCGGCGGCTGCAGGTGACCGCCGGCGTCGGCGTCGTCGCCCACACCCCGCAGCTCGGGTCCGCCCACGAGCTGATGAGCGCCGCCGAATCCGCACTGTCGCAGGCGAAGTCCGCCGGCCGCGACCGGTACCGCCGGTTCGACCCGGACCTGCACGCCCGGCAGCTCGCCCGGCACGAGATCGCCCGGGCGCTGCCGCAGGCGCTGGAACGCGGCGAGCTGTTCGTGGAGTACCAGCCGATGGTGCGGGCCGACGACGGCGAGCTGCACGGCGTCGAGGCACTGGCCCGATGGCGACATCCGCAGCAGGGCTTGCTCGGCCCGGCGCAGTTCATCCCGGTGGCCGAGGAACACGGGATGATCGACAAGGTAGGGATGTTCGTGCTGCGTACCGCCTGCGCGCAGGCGGGCACGTGGAAGGCGCGACATCCGAACCACCCGCTCGTCATGAGCGTCAACCTCGCCCCGGCGCAGGCCGACGACCCGGCGCTGCCGGGCCTGGTGGCCGGCCTGCTCGCGCAGCACGGCGTCGACCCGGCCATGTTGCAGCTGGAGGTCACCGAGAGCAGCATGATGCCGACCGCCGGCCAGGCCGTCGAGACCCTGCGCGCCTTGGCCCGCCTCGGCGTCCGCATAGCCATCGACGACTTCGGCACCGGCTACGCCAACCTCTCCAACCTGCGCTCTCTGCCGGTGCACCACCTCAAACTCGCCCGGCAGTTCGTCACCCCACCGGACGACGAACTCGCCGAGCGGGTCGACTGCGTTCTGATCGCGACGGTGGTCCGGCTCGCCCGCAGTCTCGGCCTCGGTGTCATCGCCGAAGGCGTCGAATCGCAGGCACAGGCACAGATCCTGCGACGGCTCGGCTGCGACGTCTTCCAGGGATACGTGTACGGCCGGCCGCAGTCACCCGAAGCCATCGACGCCCGCCTCAGCACCACGTCCAGCCGGGGAAACAGGAAAGAGAGCCGTCAACCATGA
- a CDS encoding SDR family oxidoreductase has product MKITIIGSSGLIGSHLTRQLRIRGHDVVAAAPDTGVDTIAGTGLSDAVAGADAVVDVTDAPSFGDAAAMDFFQTSGRNLLSAELAARVRHHVALSVVGADRMPASGYMRAKAAQEQLVGYGLVPYTIVRCTQFFEFLTSIACVSSRDNGTIRLSPVLMQPIAAQDTAAILADIAEGEPCGGRLDIAGPERLRQDELVRRLLVAQHDPRPVVADPADYYFGSSVDDTTLVPARPWQLGSTPFTQWLTGRGSAVRAHRR; this is encoded by the coding sequence ATGAAGATCACCATCATCGGGTCCAGCGGCCTCATCGGCTCGCACCTCACCCGGCAACTGCGGATCCGGGGCCACGACGTCGTGGCGGCCGCACCCGACACGGGCGTCGACACCATCGCGGGAACCGGCCTCAGCGACGCGGTGGCCGGGGCCGATGCCGTCGTCGACGTCACCGACGCGCCGTCGTTCGGTGACGCCGCGGCCATGGACTTCTTCCAGACCTCCGGGCGCAACCTGCTGTCCGCCGAGCTGGCCGCCCGGGTGCGCCACCACGTGGCGCTGTCGGTGGTCGGCGCGGACCGCATGCCCGCCAGCGGCTACATGCGCGCCAAGGCCGCCCAGGAACAGCTGGTCGGCTACGGGCTGGTGCCGTACACCATCGTGCGCTGCACCCAGTTCTTCGAGTTCCTGACCAGCATCGCCTGCGTGAGCAGCCGGGACAACGGCACGATCCGCCTGTCACCCGTGCTCATGCAGCCGATCGCCGCCCAGGACACCGCCGCGATCCTCGCGGACATCGCCGAGGGCGAACCCTGTGGCGGTCGCCTCGACATCGCCGGGCCCGAGCGGCTGCGCCAGGACGAACTCGTCCGGCGGCTCCTGGTCGCCCAGCACGACCCCCGCCCCGTCGTGGCCGACCCGGCCGACTACTACTTCGGATCGTCCGTCGACGACACGACGCTGGTGCCCGCGCGGCCGTGGCAGCTGGGCAGCACACCCTTCACCCAGTGGCTGACCGGCCGGGGCTCGGCCGTCAGAGCACACCGCCGTTGA